A genomic region of Conger conger chromosome 6, fConCon1.1, whole genome shotgun sequence contains the following coding sequences:
- the LOC133131442 gene encoding transmembrane protein 271-like has product MKLSGKGLCAIVSSCLLFVCAVSAVAVGFKCISLGSEVKVHFHLGTAAGAFYSGLLVGLGQVLLGFSLLCCEGRPGRRNFFLLGILVFMLGILTAFSGAVVDGDTVSLVERKYTHYCLDSVDLEPICERLKLYQRSLIISTILNTLECLIGLINLVIIKRYKTAQFYRRRLSQRQSVGAILFNEEQDFTASEFQPVSYINLGVFHVFDEAGGEVQCGGHPSIELPGYSPTDPELNHSYPFSYPLPNELPPAYEDIFPGEASNK; this is encoded by the coding sequence ATGAAGTTGAGCGGGAAAGGACTGTGTGCCATCGTCTCCAGCTGCCTGCTCTTCGTGTGTGCCGTGAGCGCCGTGGCTGTCGGATTCAAATGCATTTCGCTGGGCTCCGAAGTGAAAGTGCATTTTCACCTGGGAACGGCAGCCGGGGCTTTTTATTCAGGGCTCCTGGTCGGTCTAGGGCAGGTACTGCTCGGATTCTCCCTGCTCTGCTGCGAGGGGAGACCCGGCAGGCGGAATTTCTTCCTGCTGGGAATCTTAGTGTTCATGTTGGGAATTCTCACCGCTTTCTCTGGCGCCGTGGTGGACGGGGACACCGTGTCGCTGGTGGAACGGAAGTACACCCACTACTGCCTGGACTCTGTGGATTTAGAGCCCATCTGCGAACGGCTGAAGCTCTATCAGCGGAGTCTGATCATATCCACGATCCTCAACACTCTGGAATGCCTAATTGGGCTTATTAACTTAGTGATCATCAAGAGGTATAAAACGGCGCAGTTCTATCGGAGGAGGCTGTCTCAGAGGCAAAGCGTGGGGGCTATTCTTTTCAACGAGGAGCAAGACTTTACCGCGTCGGAATTCCAGCCGGTTTCGTACATTAACTTGGGGGTATTTCATGTGTTCGACGAGGCAGGAGGGGAAGTACAATGCGGGGGTCATCCCTCGATCGAACTACCGGGCTATTCACCCACTGATCCCGAACTAAACCATTCCTACCCCTTTTCGTACCCTCTCCCGAATGAGCTGCCACCCGCGTACGAGGACATTTTCCCCGGAGAAGCGAGCAACAAATAG